The sequence TTCCCGCTGTCCTTCCTGCCGGGCTGCCCGCAAACAGCGGATGCAAGGCAGCGGCGGCGGTTATAACCAGCGGCAAATGTACGAAGCAGTGTGTGATGAGTGCGGCTGTACAACACAGGTTCCTTTTCAACCCAGCGGCACTAAGCCGGTTTACTGCCGTGACTGCTTTGCTCGGGTAAAACAATACCGTTAGTCATAAAAATCCGGGTGTTATAAACACCCGGTTATTTTTTTAAGGCTTAGCCCTCCGCTTTTATAATCGCAGCTCCTGTTGGCTAATGTGTCTGGCTATCCTGCCGCCCCGGACAGCCTCTTCATAATCAAATTCGTCCGCAAAATTTTCTCCGGTTAAAAATTCCACAGACACCCCGCAGGTATCCGCAATTAGGTTAAGGGCATCCCAGTCTGGGTAGAATAAGCCCTTTTCCAGTTTTTCCACCCATTTGGAGGTTTCTCCTATCTTAAACGCCAGCATTTTCTGG is a genomic window of Desulforamulus hydrothermalis Lam5 = DSM 18033 containing:
- a CDS encoding zinc-ribbon domain containing protein — its product is MAFSDRTLTCRDCGAEFVFTVREQEFFAEKGFQNDPSRCPSCRAARKQRMQGSGGGYNQRQMYEAVCDECGCTTQVPFQPSGTKPVYCRDCFARVKQYR
- a CDS encoding helix-turn-helix domain-containing protein; amino-acid sequence: MYSAKELGLKVKRAREYRAKRSGQNFTQKMLAFKIGETSKWVEKLEKGLFYPDWDALNLIADTCGVSVEFLTGENFADEFDYEEAVRGGRIARHISQQELRL